The Mycolicibacterium mageritense genome contains a region encoding:
- a CDS encoding resuscitation-promoting factor, with protein MNVLNKLHESRSPMLRGVVGALLVSLTAAGGVAVSSHKTVTLTVDGADMTVTTMKSKVIDIVEENGYDVDDRDDLFPAADASVHESDNIVLRRSRPLQVSLDGQDTKQVWTTASTVDEALAQLQMTDKAPAAASRGSRVPLGGMALPVVSAKTVHLDDGGATSTVHLAAPNVAGLLEAAGAPLQQNDTVVPAASAPVVDGMTIQVTRMRIEKVTERVPLVPGNQRIEDPTMNMSRSVVEDPGAPGTQDVTFAVAKVNGVETGRLPVANVVITPARDGVLRVGAKPGTEVPPVTNGAQWDSLAQCEAGGNWAINTGNGFYGGVQFDQNTWERQGGLRYAPRADLATREEQIAIATVTQARQGWGAWPVCSGRIGAR; from the coding sequence GTGAACGTTCTGAACAAACTTCATGAATCCCGATCGCCCATGCTCCGCGGCGTTGTCGGCGCGCTCTTGGTGTCGCTGACCGCGGCAGGCGGCGTGGCCGTTTCCTCCCACAAGACCGTGACGCTCACGGTCGACGGCGCGGACATGACGGTCACCACCATGAAGTCCAAGGTCATCGACATCGTCGAGGAGAACGGTTACGACGTCGACGACCGTGACGACCTCTTCCCCGCGGCCGACGCGTCCGTGCACGAGTCCGACAACATCGTGCTGCGCCGCAGCCGCCCGCTGCAGGTGTCGCTGGACGGTCAGGACACCAAGCAGGTGTGGACCACGGCATCGACTGTCGACGAGGCGCTGGCTCAGCTGCAGATGACCGACAAGGCGCCCGCCGCGGCCTCCCGCGGCAGCCGCGTTCCGCTGGGCGGGATGGCCCTGCCGGTGGTGAGCGCCAAGACCGTGCACCTGGACGACGGCGGTGCCACCTCCACCGTGCACCTGGCGGCTCCGAACGTGGCCGGTCTGCTCGAGGCCGCGGGCGCGCCGCTGCAGCAGAACGACACCGTGGTGCCTGCCGCGTCGGCCCCCGTGGTCGACGGAATGACCATTCAGGTGACCCGCATGCGTATCGAAAAGGTCACGGAACGCGTTCCGCTGGTGCCGGGCAACCAGCGCATCGAAGACCCCACGATGAACATGAGCCGCTCGGTCGTCGAGGATCCGGGCGCGCCGGGCACTCAGGACGTGACCTTTGCCGTGGCCAAGGTGAACGGAGTGGAAACTGGCAGGTTGCCAGTAGCCAATGTCGTAATTACCCCTGCCCGCGATGGTGTGCTGAGAGTGGGTGCGAAGCCCGGTACAGAAGTTCCCCCGGTAACTAACGGCGCCCAGTGGGACTCTCTCGCACAGTGCGAAGCCGGAGGTAACTGGGCCATCAACACCGGCAACGGTTTTTACGGCGGCGTCCAATTTGATCAAAACACCTGGGAACGTCAGGGCGGTTTGCGGTATGCTCCGAGAGCCGATCTGGCGACTAGAGAAGAGCAAATTGCGATTGCTACGGTGACGCAAGCCCGGCAAGGCTGGGGAGCCTGGCCGGTGTGTAGCGGGAGGATTGGGGCGCGCTGA
- a CDS encoding DUF6611 family protein yields MNTNVLHHCGERLLDGARTWGAVEARPGRFGITHYRLVVYPPGLSRSEHRWLRLWRGWPMWGGLLWLACVITLTASMQRWPAIGLATAVFAGTGVVTAVRAGDARARVHVLCATTMAGYDDPGNLTSRDRLVSLAGVMIVADDRLAAGELSAVDHELIWWHIYDQVAAESAAARRAA; encoded by the coding sequence ATGAACACGAACGTGCTGCACCACTGCGGGGAGCGGCTCCTCGACGGCGCCCGGACCTGGGGTGCGGTCGAGGCCCGGCCCGGGCGGTTCGGCATCACCCACTACCGCCTGGTGGTCTACCCGCCCGGTCTGAGCCGCTCAGAACACCGCTGGCTCCGGCTGTGGCGGGGCTGGCCGATGTGGGGCGGGCTGCTGTGGCTCGCGTGCGTGATCACGCTGACCGCGAGCATGCAGCGGTGGCCGGCGATCGGCCTCGCCACCGCGGTGTTCGCCGGGACGGGTGTGGTCACCGCGGTCCGGGCCGGCGACGCCCGGGCTCGCGTACACGTGCTGTGCGCGACGACCATGGCCGGCTACGACGATCCCGGCAATCTCACGAGCCGCGACCGGCTGGTGAGCCTGGCCGGGGTCATGATCGTCGCCGACGACCGCCTCGCCGCGGGAGAGCTGAGCGCCGTCGATCACGAGCTGATCTGGTGGCACATCTATGACCAGGTCGCCGCCGAGAGCGCGGCTGCGCGCCGGGCCGCGTAG
- a CDS encoding 4-(cytidine 5'-diphospho)-2-C-methyl-D-erythritol kinase, producing MSASDGSTASEWVPTGSVTVRAPGKVNLYLAVGDLRDDGYHDLTTVFHAVSLLDEVTVRNSDLLSVTMTGEGVEALPTDRRNLAWQAAELLSEHVGRAPDVAITIEKSIPVAGGMAGGSADAAAVLVAMNTLWELGLPRRDLHALAAQLGSDVPFALHGGTALGTGRGEELATVLARNTFHWVLAFARKGLSTPKVFGELDRLRADSSRTEPPRAEEPEPVLAALASGDAADLAALLGNDLQPAALSLYPELRRTLRAGVEAGALAGMVSGSGPTCAFLCPSSTVAVDVGAQLSGAGVCRTVRVASGPVSGARVVPTPSPSV from the coding sequence GTGTCCGCATCCGACGGCAGCACCGCATCCGAATGGGTTCCCACCGGTTCGGTGACCGTGCGTGCGCCCGGAAAGGTCAACCTGTACCTCGCGGTCGGGGATCTGCGTGACGACGGCTATCACGACCTCACCACGGTGTTCCACGCGGTCTCGCTGCTCGACGAGGTGACCGTCCGCAACTCGGACCTGCTGTCGGTGACCATGACCGGCGAGGGTGTGGAAGCACTGCCGACCGATCGGCGCAACCTCGCCTGGCAGGCCGCGGAGTTGTTGTCCGAGCATGTCGGCCGCGCGCCGGACGTGGCGATCACGATCGAGAAGTCGATCCCGGTGGCCGGCGGGATGGCGGGCGGCAGCGCCGACGCGGCCGCGGTCCTGGTGGCGATGAACACGCTGTGGGAGCTCGGGCTGCCGCGGCGGGATCTGCACGCGCTGGCCGCGCAGTTGGGCAGCGACGTGCCGTTCGCGCTGCACGGCGGCACCGCGCTGGGCACCGGCCGCGGCGAGGAGCTGGCCACCGTGCTGGCGCGCAACACCTTCCACTGGGTGCTCGCGTTCGCGCGCAAGGGCTTGTCCACGCCGAAGGTGTTCGGGGAGTTGGACCGGCTGCGCGCCGACAGCTCGCGCACCGAACCGCCGCGGGCCGAGGAGCCGGAGCCCGTGCTGGCCGCACTCGCCTCGGGCGACGCGGCGGATCTGGCGGCCCTGCTGGGCAACGATCTGCAGCCCGCCGCACTGAGCCTCTACCCGGAGCTGCGGCGCACGCTGCGGGCCGGGGTCGAGGCCGGTGCGCTGGCCGGCATGGTGTCGGGTTCCGGGCCGACGTGCGCGTTCCTGTGCCCATCCTCGACGGTCGCGGTGGATGTCGGTGCACAGCTGTCAGGCGCCGGTGTGTGCCGCACGGTGCGGGTCGCCAGCGGCCCGGTGAGCGGTGCCCGCGTCGTGCCGACGCCGTCCCCGTCGGTGTGA
- a CDS encoding fatty acyl-AMP ligase, translating into MSRFTEKMYRNAHESSRGMVTGEPHEPVRHTWLEVHERARCIAGGLAAAGIGPGDAIGVLAGFPVEIAPTAQAVWMRGASLTMLHQPTPRTDLAVWAEDTMNVIGMIEATAVVVSEPFLVASPVLEEKGIKVLKVADLLAADPIDPVETGEDDLALMQLTSGSTGSPKAVQITHRNIHSNAEAMFVGAEYDVDKDVMVSWLPCFHDMGMVGFLTIPMYFGAELVKVTPMDFLRDTLLWARLIDKYKGTMTAAPNFAYALFAKRLRRQAKPGEFDLSTLRFALSGAEPVEPADVEDLIDAGKPFGLKASAILPAYGMAETCLAVSFSPCNAGLVVDEVDADLLAALRRAVPATKGNTKRLASLGPLLQDLEARVVDENGEVMPARGVGVIELRGESLTPGYITMGGFLPAQDENGWYDTGDLGYITEEGNVVVCGRVKDVIIMAGRNIYPTDIERAAGRVEGVRPGCAVAVRLDAGHSRETFAVAVESNAWQDPAEVRRIEHQVAHEVVTEVDVRPRNVVVLGPGTIPKTPSGKLRRANSVSLVTQ; encoded by the coding sequence GTGAGCAGATTCACCGAGAAGATGTACCGCAACGCCCACGAGAGCTCTCGGGGCATGGTGACCGGCGAGCCGCACGAGCCCGTCCGGCACACCTGGCTCGAGGTTCACGAGCGGGCGCGCTGCATCGCCGGCGGTCTGGCAGCGGCCGGGATCGGCCCTGGCGATGCCATCGGCGTGCTGGCCGGCTTCCCGGTGGAGATCGCGCCGACGGCGCAGGCCGTCTGGATGCGCGGTGCGAGCCTGACCATGCTGCACCAGCCGACGCCGCGCACCGATCTCGCGGTGTGGGCCGAGGACACCATGAATGTGATCGGCATGATCGAGGCCACCGCTGTCGTCGTCTCGGAGCCGTTCCTGGTGGCGTCCCCGGTGCTCGAAGAAAAGGGCATCAAGGTATTGAAGGTGGCCGACCTGCTGGCCGCCGACCCGATCGACCCGGTCGAGACCGGTGAAGACGACCTGGCGCTGATGCAGCTGACGAGCGGCTCCACCGGATCGCCCAAAGCCGTGCAGATCACGCACCGCAACATCCACTCCAACGCCGAGGCCATGTTCGTCGGCGCGGAGTACGACGTCGACAAGGACGTCATGGTGAGCTGGCTGCCGTGCTTCCACGACATGGGCATGGTCGGCTTCCTGACCATCCCGATGTACTTCGGCGCCGAACTCGTCAAGGTCACGCCGATGGACTTCCTGCGCGACACCCTGCTGTGGGCGCGGCTGATCGACAAGTACAAGGGCACCATGACCGCGGCGCCCAACTTCGCCTACGCGTTGTTCGCCAAGCGCCTGCGCCGTCAGGCCAAGCCGGGCGAGTTCGACCTGTCCACCCTGCGGTTCGCGCTGTCGGGTGCCGAGCCGGTCGAGCCGGCCGACGTCGAGGATCTCATCGACGCCGGTAAGCCGTTCGGGCTCAAGGCGTCGGCGATCCTGCCGGCCTACGGCATGGCCGAGACCTGCCTCGCGGTGTCGTTCTCGCCGTGCAACGCGGGCCTGGTGGTCGACGAGGTCGACGCCGATCTGCTCGCCGCGCTGCGTCGCGCGGTGCCCGCGACCAAGGGCAACACCAAGCGGCTGGCCTCGCTGGGGCCGCTGCTGCAGGATCTTGAGGCCCGCGTCGTCGACGAGAACGGCGAGGTGATGCCGGCCCGCGGCGTCGGCGTGATCGAGCTGCGCGGTGAATCGCTCACGCCCGGCTACATCACGATGGGTGGCTTCCTGCCCGCGCAGGACGAGAACGGCTGGTATGACACCGGCGACCTGGGCTACATCACCGAAGAGGGCAACGTCGTGGTGTGCGGCCGTGTCAAGGACGTCATCATCATGGCGGGCCGCAACATCTACCCGACCGACATCGAGCGTGCGGCGGGCCGCGTCGAGGGCGTGCGCCCCGGCTGCGCGGTGGCGGTGCGGCTCGACGCCGGCCACTCGCGCGAGACCTTCGCGGTGGCCGTCGAATCCAACGCCTGGCAGGATCCGGCCGAGGTGCGCCGGATCGAGCACCAGGTCGCCCACGAGGTCGTCACCGAGGTCGACGTGCGGCCGCGCAACGTCGTCGTACTCGGCCCCGGCACCATCCCCAAGACGCCGTCGGGCAAGCTGCGCCGCGCCAACTCGGTCTCCCTGGTCACCCAGTAA
- a CDS encoding TatD family hydrolase, whose protein sequence is MSSKRREKPPAPEPLAPLVDAHTHLDACGAQTAADVQAIVDRAAAVGVGQVVTIADDLAAAQWAVTATEADDRVYAAVALHPTRANALTDEARAELERLAVHPRVVAVGETGMDLYWPGKLDGCATPEQQREAFAWHIDLAKRTGKPLMIHNRDADDDVLDVLRAEGAPPTVIFHCFSSGPEMAKTCVEAGWVLSLSGTVSFRNAHDLREAARLIPEGQLLVETDAPFLTPHPYRGAPNEPYCLPYTVRALAELLGRPAQDVATETAATAVRVYGLAETSR, encoded by the coding sequence GTGAGTTCCAAGCGCCGGGAGAAGCCGCCCGCGCCAGAGCCGTTGGCGCCGCTGGTCGACGCACACACCCACCTCGACGCTTGCGGCGCGCAAACCGCCGCCGATGTGCAGGCGATCGTGGACCGCGCCGCGGCCGTGGGAGTCGGGCAGGTCGTGACCATCGCCGACGATCTGGCGGCCGCGCAATGGGCCGTCACGGCCACCGAGGCCGACGATCGCGTGTACGCCGCGGTCGCGTTGCATCCGACCCGGGCCAACGCACTCACCGACGAGGCCCGCGCCGAGCTGGAACGCCTCGCGGTGCATCCGCGCGTCGTCGCGGTCGGAGAGACCGGCATGGACCTGTACTGGCCCGGGAAACTCGACGGCTGCGCGACACCCGAGCAGCAGCGCGAGGCCTTCGCCTGGCACATCGACCTGGCCAAGCGCACGGGTAAGCCGTTGATGATCCACAACCGCGACGCCGACGACGACGTGCTGGACGTGCTGCGCGCCGAAGGGGCGCCGCCGACTGTGATCTTCCACTGTTTTTCGTCGGGTCCGGAGATGGCCAAGACCTGCGTCGAGGCCGGCTGGGTGCTCAGCCTTTCGGGGACTGTGAGCTTCCGAAACGCCCATGACCTGCGGGAAGCCGCCCGCCTCATCCCGGAGGGGCAGCTGCTGGTGGAGACCGACGCCCCGTTTCTCACGCCGCATCCGTACCGCGGCGCGCCGAATGAGCCCTATTGTCTGCCATACACTGTTCGGGCACTGGCAGAGTTGCTGGGCCGGCCTGCGCAGGATGTGGCCACTGAGACCGCCGCGACCGCGGTGCGGGTCTACGGACTCGCCGAGACGTCTCGGTGA
- a CDS encoding amino acid permease, with protein sequence MSSTSSSASSATEYDTSGLAHEDEGYHKGLKPRQLQMIAIGGAIGTGLFMGAGGRLHTAGPGLFIVYAVCGLFVFFILRALGELVLHRPSSGSFVSYAREFLGEKAAYVAGWMYFFNWACTSIVDVTAIALYMHYWGAFKAIPQWTIALIALVIVLTVNMISVKVFGEMEFWAALIKVVALVTFLVVGIVFLAGRFTVEGQSTGFSVIADNGGLLPTGLLQLVIVTSGVIFAYAAVELVGTAAGETENPAKVMPRAINSVVVRIAVFYVGSLILLALLLPYTSYQQGTSPFVTFFSKIGVPAAGDIMNFVVLTAALSSLNAGLYSTGRILRSMAMNGSAPQFTAKMTKRGVPFAGIALTGVFTVLGVFLNMVVPSEAFNIALDLSALGIIASWATIVICQIQLYRWSKRGLLARPAFQLFGTPYTSYATLVFLAAVTGLMCYENYWNLVALVVIVPTLIIGWYLVRGRVMQLAAERIGFTGNYPVVAETPLMDELLEENRRDDK encoded by the coding sequence ATGTCTTCCACGTCATCTTCAGCGTCCTCGGCGACCGAGTACGACACCTCGGGACTCGCGCACGAAGACGAGGGATATCACAAGGGCCTCAAGCCCAGACAGCTCCAGATGATCGCGATCGGCGGGGCGATCGGCACCGGCTTGTTCATGGGTGCGGGCGGACGCCTGCACACCGCCGGGCCAGGTTTGTTCATCGTCTACGCGGTCTGTGGCCTGTTCGTGTTCTTCATCCTGCGCGCACTGGGCGAGCTTGTGCTGCACCGGCCTTCGTCGGGATCGTTCGTCTCCTACGCCCGCGAGTTCCTCGGCGAGAAGGCCGCTTACGTCGCGGGGTGGATGTACTTCTTCAACTGGGCGTGCACGTCGATCGTCGACGTCACGGCGATCGCGCTGTACATGCACTACTGGGGTGCGTTCAAGGCCATCCCGCAGTGGACCATCGCCCTGATCGCGCTGGTGATCGTGCTGACCGTGAACATGATCTCGGTGAAAGTCTTTGGCGAGATGGAGTTTTGGGCTGCGCTGATCAAGGTCGTCGCGCTCGTGACGTTCCTCGTGGTCGGCATCGTCTTCCTGGCCGGGCGCTTCACGGTCGAAGGCCAGTCGACCGGGTTCTCGGTCATCGCCGACAACGGCGGCCTGCTGCCGACCGGCCTGCTGCAACTCGTGATCGTCACGTCGGGCGTGATCTTCGCGTATGCCGCAGTGGAATTGGTCGGCACGGCCGCCGGTGAGACGGAGAACCCCGCGAAGGTCATGCCGCGCGCCATCAACTCGGTGGTGGTGCGCATCGCGGTGTTCTACGTGGGCTCGCTGATCCTGCTGGCCCTGCTGCTGCCGTACACGTCCTACCAGCAGGGCACGAGCCCGTTCGTCACGTTCTTCTCCAAGATCGGCGTGCCCGCGGCGGGCGACATCATGAACTTCGTGGTGCTCACCGCGGCGTTGTCGAGCCTCAACGCCGGGCTGTACTCGACCGGGCGCATCCTGCGCTCGATGGCGATGAACGGCAGCGCACCGCAGTTCACCGCGAAGATGACCAAGCGCGGCGTGCCGTTCGCCGGGATCGCGTTGACCGGTGTGTTCACGGTGCTCGGCGTTTTCCTCAACATGGTGGTGCCGTCCGAGGCGTTCAACATCGCGCTCGACCTCTCGGCACTCGGCATCATCGCGTCGTGGGCCACCATCGTCATCTGCCAGATCCAGCTGTACCGCTGGTCGAAGCGGGGGCTGCTGGCCCGGCCGGCGTTCCAGCTGTTCGGCACGCCGTACACGAGCTACGCCACCCTGGTCTTCCTGGCCGCCGTCACGGGCCTGATGTGCTACGAGAACTACTGGAACCTGGTGGCGCTCGTGGTCATCGTGCCCACGCTGATCATCGGCTGGTACCTGGTGCGCGGGCGGGTCATGCAGCTGGCCGCCGAACGCATCGGCTTCACCGGGAACTACCCCGTGGTGGCCGAGACGCCACTCATGGACGAGCTCCTGGAGGAGAACCGCAGGGACGACAAGTAG
- the rsmA gene encoding 16S rRNA (adenine(1518)-N(6)/adenine(1519)-N(6))-dimethyltransferase RsmA — MTIRLLGRTEIRRLAKEIDFRPRKSFGQNFVHDANTVRRIVSASGVHRHDHVLEVGPGLGSLTLALLDRGAHVTAVEIDPVLARQLPSTIADHSHSEINRLTVLNRDILDLMPSDLEVQPTALVANLPYNVAVPALLHLLAEFPTIRTVMVMVQAEVAERLAAEPGGKEYGVPSAKARFYGNVRRHGMVSPTVFWPIPRVYSGLVRLDRYETPAWPTDAAFRDEVFNLIDIAFAQRRKTSRNAFADWAGSGNESAERLLAASIDPSRRGETLAIADFVRLLQRSKEAAGEAAAQEKLERLRVT, encoded by the coding sequence CTGACTATTCGACTGCTCGGGCGGACCGAGATACGACGTTTGGCCAAGGAGATTGACTTCCGGCCGCGCAAATCGTTCGGACAGAACTTTGTCCACGATGCCAACACTGTTCGCCGCATCGTGTCGGCGTCCGGTGTCCACCGACATGACCACGTGCTCGAGGTCGGTCCAGGGCTCGGTTCGCTGACCCTGGCGCTGCTCGACCGCGGCGCACACGTCACTGCGGTGGAGATCGATCCAGTGCTGGCGCGGCAGTTACCCTCCACGATTGCCGACCATTCACATAGCGAGATCAACCGGCTCACGGTCCTCAACCGCGACATTCTGGACCTGATGCCCAGCGATCTGGAGGTTCAGCCGACGGCACTCGTCGCGAACCTGCCGTACAACGTGGCAGTGCCCGCACTGCTGCACTTGCTGGCCGAATTCCCGACCATCCGCACCGTCATGGTGATGGTGCAGGCCGAGGTGGCCGAGCGGCTCGCCGCGGAGCCGGGTGGCAAGGAGTACGGCGTGCCCAGCGCCAAGGCGCGGTTCTACGGCAACGTCCGCCGCCACGGCATGGTGTCCCCGACGGTGTTCTGGCCCATTCCCCGGGTGTACTCGGGGCTGGTCCGGCTCGACCGGTACGAGACGCCGGCGTGGCCCACCGATGCCGCGTTCCGCGACGAGGTGTTCAACCTCATCGACATCGCGTTCGCGCAACGTCGCAAGACGTCCCGCAACGCGTTCGCGGACTGGGCCGGATCTGGCAACGAGTCTGCTGAGCGCCTCCTGGCGGCCAGCATCGACCCGTCGCGGCGCGGCGAGACGCTCGCCATCGCCGATTTCGTCCGGCTTTTGCAGCGGTCGAAGGAAGCCGCCGGTGAGGCTGCCGCCCAGGAGAAGCTGGAGCGCCTCCGCGTCACCTAG
- the metG gene encoding methionine--tRNA ligase: MSESPSPGAARPFYVTTAIDYPNGAPHIGHAYEKTATDAVARFKRLDGFDVRFLTGTDVHGQKMAETAAAEGIAVADLARRNSDVFESMQRKLDVSFDRFIRTSDADHYEACKEIWRRMLDAGDIYLGTYAGWYSVRDERFFAEDETEVRDGGARFAIETGTPVTWTEEQTYFFKLSAYADRLLAHYRAHPEFIGPDVRRNEVVSFVSGGLKDLSISRTTFDWGVPVPDHPDHVMYVWVDALTNYLTGVGFPDTSAEAFGKYWPADLHMIGKDIIRFHTVYWPAFLMSAGIDLPRKVFAHGFINVKGEKMSKSVGNVVDPIALVDTFGVDQVRYFLLREIPFGQDGSYSEEAIIGRINADLANEFGNLAQRSLSMVAKNLDGVVPTPGEFSDDDNALLEAADGLLERVRGYFDELAMHVALEAIWSVLGAANRYFSAQEPWVLRKTDPERFATVLYTTLETVRIAALLTQPVMPESTARLLDLLGQPADERTFASVGARIKPGVALPAPTGVFPRYEVK, encoded by the coding sequence ATGTCCGAATCACCATCCCCTGGCGCCGCTCGCCCGTTCTACGTGACCACGGCGATCGACTACCCCAACGGGGCACCACACATCGGTCACGCCTACGAGAAGACGGCGACCGATGCCGTCGCGCGGTTCAAACGCCTCGACGGCTTCGACGTGCGGTTCCTCACCGGCACCGACGTGCACGGCCAGAAGATGGCCGAGACCGCCGCGGCCGAAGGTATCGCCGTGGCCGACTTGGCGCGCCGCAACTCCGACGTGTTCGAGAGCATGCAGCGCAAGCTCGACGTGTCGTTCGACCGCTTCATCCGCACCTCCGACGCCGACCATTACGAGGCGTGCAAGGAGATCTGGCGGCGCATGCTCGACGCGGGAGACATCTACCTCGGCACCTACGCGGGCTGGTACTCGGTGCGCGACGAGCGCTTCTTCGCAGAGGACGAGACCGAGGTGCGCGACGGCGGCGCGCGGTTCGCCATCGAGACCGGCACACCCGTCACGTGGACCGAAGAACAGACCTACTTCTTCAAGCTGTCGGCCTACGCCGACCGGCTGCTCGCCCACTACCGGGCCCACCCCGAGTTCATCGGGCCCGACGTGCGGCGCAACGAGGTGGTCAGTTTCGTCTCCGGTGGTCTCAAGGATCTGTCGATCTCGCGGACCACGTTCGACTGGGGCGTGCCCGTGCCCGACCATCCCGACCACGTCATGTACGTGTGGGTCGACGCGCTCACCAACTACCTGACCGGGGTCGGCTTCCCGGACACGTCCGCCGAGGCGTTCGGCAAGTACTGGCCCGCCGATCTGCACATGATCGGCAAGGACATCATCCGGTTCCACACCGTGTACTGGCCGGCGTTCCTGATGTCTGCCGGAATCGACTTGCCGCGCAAGGTTTTCGCCCACGGCTTCATCAACGTCAAGGGCGAGAAGATGAGCAAGTCGGTGGGCAACGTCGTCGATCCGATCGCGCTCGTCGACACCTTCGGCGTCGACCAGGTGCGGTACTTCCTGCTGCGCGAGATCCCGTTCGGCCAAGACGGCAGCTACAGCGAAGAGGCCATCATCGGCCGCATCAACGCCGACCTGGCCAACGAGTTCGGCAACCTGGCGCAGCGTTCGTTGTCGATGGTCGCCAAGAATCTCGACGGCGTCGTCCCGACCCCGGGTGAGTTCAGCGACGACGACAACGCGCTACTCGAGGCGGCCGACGGCCTGTTGGAACGCGTGCGCGGCTACTTCGACGAGTTGGCGATGCACGTTGCGCTGGAAGCGATCTGGTCGGTGCTCGGCGCGGCCAACCGGTACTTCTCGGCGCAGGAACCATGGGTGCTGCGCAAGACCGACCCGGAGCGGTTCGCGACAGTGCTCTACACGACGCTGGAGACGGTGCGGATCGCGGCACTGCTCACGCAGCCGGTGATGCCGGAGTCCACGGCCCGGCTACTCGACCTGTTGGGCCAACCCGCCGACGAACGCACATTCGCCTCCGTGGGCGCCCGAATCAAACCCGGTGTCGCGCTGCCTGCGCCGACCGGGGTGTTCCCCCGCTACGAGGTGAAGTGA
- a CDS encoding serine/threonine-protein kinase, which produces MSVPGELIAGYTVEAAVGRGGWAVVYRAHDADGRAVALKILNESHRKPDQLARLQREFDFARRLAPHPNIVTVYDAGPAWLAMELVDGGTISGLATVKERLLALTQIAAALDHAHRGGIVHCDVKPANILVDKPFSRAVLIDFGVAHSVSEDVALRLAHDGGRLTLDPARRITQQSHESHAQVQASLPYSAPELLSGRAPSAATDEYSLACTTIEMLTGSPPFSANTATGMVDHQLHSPPPKISRQLPWVPHAVDSILAKAMAKRPDSRYDSCTEFIKLITRALR; this is translated from the coding sequence GTGTCAGTGCCCGGCGAACTCATCGCGGGATACACCGTGGAGGCCGCCGTGGGCCGCGGCGGCTGGGCCGTGGTGTACCGGGCGCACGACGCCGACGGGCGCGCGGTGGCGCTCAAGATCCTCAACGAATCCCACCGCAAGCCCGATCAGCTGGCCCGGCTGCAGCGGGAGTTCGACTTCGCCCGCAGGCTCGCGCCCCACCCCAACATCGTCACGGTCTACGACGCGGGCCCGGCCTGGTTGGCCATGGAACTCGTCGACGGCGGCACGATCAGCGGCCTGGCCACGGTCAAGGAACGACTGTTGGCGCTGACCCAGATCGCCGCCGCGCTGGACCATGCGCACCGCGGCGGCATCGTGCACTGCGACGTCAAACCGGCCAACATTCTTGTGGACAAACCGTTCTCAAGGGCCGTGCTGATCGATTTCGGTGTGGCGCACTCCGTTTCGGAAGATGTCGCGCTCCGTCTGGCGCACGATGGCGGCCGCCTGACCCTCGACCCCGCCAGGCGGATAACGCAGCAGTCCCATGAATCGCACGCTCAGGTTCAGGCGTCACTGCCCTACTCGGCGCCCGAATTACTCAGCGGCAGAGCGCCGTCGGCGGCCACCGACGAATACTCGCTGGCGTGCACCACAATTGAGATGCTGACCGGCTCACCTCCGTTCTCAGCAAATACCGCCACGGGCATGGTGGACCACCAGCTGCATTCACCCCCGCCCAAGATCTCCCGGCAGCTCCCCTGGGTTCCCCACGCCGTCGACTCCATCCTGGCCAAGGCCATGGCGAAAAGGCCGGACAGTCGCTATGACTCGTGCACCGAGTTCATCAAGCTCATCACCAGGGCGCTGCGGTAA